A window of the Verminephrobacter eiseniae EF01-2 genome harbors these coding sequences:
- the hydA gene encoding dihydropyrimidinase, which produces MQHYDLILRNADIATVGDRYVADIGVRDGRISAIAQQLDGSAAREIDAAGRLVTPGGVDGHCHFDQPTSDGSRFSDDFFTGTRSAACGGTTTVLPFAAQQKGGSIQDAVDDYHRRADDKAVIDYAFHLIVADATKDVTQRELPALIEKGYTSFKIYMTYEDLKLDDRQIIEVLAVARRQGAMTMIHAENSDCIAWLTEQLLDAGLTAPRHHGSSRPMAVEREATHRAIALAELIDTPILIVHVSGREAVEQIHWARGRGLPIFAETCPQYLFLSAEDLGIDPDDPMHGARCICSPPPRDKANQQFIWNALASGLFTVFSSDHAPFDIHGADGKRVAGDDASFDRIPNGIPGVETRMPLLMSEGVLAGRIDVHRFVELTATNPARMYGLYPKKGTIAVGGDADFVVWDVFEPGHEKVIANDMLHHAADYTPYEGMRLRAWPGITVSRGRVVWRDGVFSAEPGSGQFQPCLRPRTPNAGSPLDKWL; this is translated from the coding sequence ATGCAGCACTACGACCTGATCCTTCGCAACGCCGACATCGCCACCGTGGGCGATCGCTACGTGGCCGACATCGGCGTTCGCGATGGGCGCATCAGCGCGATCGCTCAGCAGCTGGACGGCAGCGCCGCACGCGAGATCGATGCGGCCGGCCGGCTCGTCACGCCTGGCGGCGTCGACGGCCATTGCCACTTCGACCAGCCCACCAGCGATGGCTCGCGGTTTTCGGACGACTTCTTCACCGGGACGCGATCGGCGGCCTGCGGCGGCACGACCACCGTGCTGCCCTTTGCCGCGCAGCAAAAGGGCGGCAGCATCCAGGACGCGGTCGACGACTACCACCGCCGCGCCGACGACAAGGCGGTGATCGACTACGCCTTCCACCTGATCGTCGCCGACGCCACCAAGGACGTGACGCAGCGCGAACTGCCGGCGTTGATCGAGAAGGGCTACACCTCGTTCAAGATCTACATGACCTACGAGGACCTGAAGCTGGACGACCGCCAGATCATCGAGGTGCTCGCGGTGGCGCGCCGGCAGGGCGCGATGACGATGATCCACGCCGAGAACAGCGACTGCATCGCCTGGCTCACAGAACAACTGCTGGACGCGGGCCTCACGGCCCCGCGCCACCACGGCAGCTCGCGCCCCATGGCCGTGGAGCGCGAAGCCACGCACCGCGCCATTGCGCTGGCAGAACTTATCGACACGCCGATCCTCATCGTGCATGTGTCGGGCCGCGAGGCCGTCGAGCAGATCCATTGGGCGCGCGGGCGCGGGCTGCCGATCTTTGCCGAGACCTGCCCGCAGTACCTGTTCCTGAGTGCGGAAGACCTGGGCATCGATCCCGACGACCCCATGCACGGTGCGCGCTGCATCTGCAGCCCGCCGCCGCGCGACAAGGCCAACCAGCAGTTCATCTGGAACGCTCTGGCCAGTGGCCTGTTCACGGTCTTCTCCTCGGACCATGCGCCCTTCGACATCCACGGGGCCGATGGCAAGCGCGTGGCCGGCGACGACGCCTCCTTCGACCGCATTCCGAACGGCATTCCCGGCGTCGAGACGCGCATGCCGCTGCTGATGAGCGAGGGCGTGCTGGCCGGGCGCATCGACGTGCACCGCTTCGTGGAACTGACTGCGACCAACCCGGCGCGCATGTACGGCCTGTATCCGAAGAAGGGAACCATTGCCGTCGGCGGCGATGCCGACTTCGTTGTCTGGGACGTGTTCGAGCCGGGGCACGAGAAGGTCATTGCGAACGACATGCTCCATCACGCGGCCGACTACACGCCCTATGAAGGCATGCGTCTGCGCGCCTGGCCAGGAATCACGGTGTCGCGCGGGCGGGTGGTGTGGCGCGACGGTGTCTTTTCTGCCGAGCCGGGCTCGGGGCAGTTCCAGCCGTGCCTGCGCCCGCGCACGCCGAACGCCGGCAGTCCCCTGGACAAGTGGCTGTGA
- a CDS encoding RES family NAD+ phosphorylase codes for MNQALRRWDLPDNAQLLDVRSLESLPVHWRDDEPWTQDAGIRWRTSGASLGLWVPSAVEPEESNLILNPDHAAFASIVVTIERNPFQFDARLFA; via the coding sequence ATCAACCAGGCGCTGCGGCGATGGGATCTTCCCGACAATGCGCAGTTGCTCGACGTGCGCTCGCTGGAGAGCCTGCCGGTCCACTGGCGTGATGACGAACCTTGGACGCAAGATGCGGGGATTCGCTGGCGCACATCTGGTGCTTCTCTGGGACTATGGGTGCCGTCGGCGGTGGAACCGGAGGAGTCAAATCTCATTCTGAATCCCGACCACGCAGCGTTTGCTTCGATCGTCGTGACGATCGAAAGGAACCCGTTTCAGTTCGACGCCCGGTTGTTCGCCTGA
- a CDS encoding benzoate-CoA ligase family protein — protein sequence MTQLPQRFNFAAHLFASNRARAERTAYIDDQGRLSYGALEDAARRLATWLLDAGLRREERVLLLMLDTRDWPVAFLGCLYAGVQPVAVNTVLKADDYAHMLGHCRAQAVLVSGALLPVLGQAMERQPNEVRRLIVSQPTGALPAQALDMQAAVAGSPALAAPADTGADEPGFWLYSSGSTGKPKGTVHSHGNLWWTAQLYGKAVLGLTDEDVCFSAAKLYFGYGLGNSLTFPLSVGASVVLMAERPTPEACFERWTRHQPTVFFGAPTGYAGMLASPRLPQRQAVALRICSSAGEALPAEIARRFKAHFGCDIIDGIGSTEMLHIYLSNRPGDVRYGTTGKPVAGYDIALRGEDGREVPDGAIGDLYVQGPSAALMYWNERDKSRETFQGVWTKSGDKYLRDAEGYYTYAGRSDDMLKVSGIYVSPFEVEATLMQHAAVLEAAVIGKQDADGLTKPMAFVVLKDGQSATQDELKAFVKERLAPYKYPRFVEFVAELPKTATGKIQRFRLREKQLPQSPV from the coding sequence ATGACCCAGTTGCCGCAGCGCTTCAATTTTGCCGCCCATTTGTTCGCCTCGAACCGCGCACGCGCCGAACGCACGGCCTACATCGACGACCAGGGGCGGCTGAGCTATGGCGCGCTCGAAGACGCCGCCCGGCGTCTGGCGACCTGGCTGCTCGATGCGGGGCTGCGCCGCGAGGAACGGGTGCTGCTGCTGATGCTCGACACCCGCGATTGGCCCGTGGCCTTCCTGGGCTGCCTGTATGCCGGGGTGCAGCCGGTGGCGGTCAACACCGTGCTCAAGGCCGATGACTATGCCCATATGCTGGGCCACTGCCGGGCGCAGGCCGTGCTGGTGTCGGGGGCCTTGTTGCCGGTGCTGGGCCAGGCCATGGAGCGCCAGCCGAACGAAGTCCGCCGGCTGATCGTGTCGCAGCCCACGGGGGCGCTGCCAGCACAGGCGCTGGACATGCAGGCCGCCGTGGCCGGCAGTCCTGCGCTGGCGGCGCCAGCGGACACCGGCGCGGACGAGCCAGGCTTTTGGCTGTATTCCTCGGGCTCCACCGGCAAACCCAAGGGCACGGTGCACAGCCATGGCAACCTGTGGTGGACGGCGCAGCTCTACGGCAAGGCGGTGCTGGGCTTGACGGACGAGGATGTCTGCTTTTCTGCCGCCAAGCTCTACTTTGGCTATGGCCTGGGCAACAGCCTGACGTTCCCGTTGTCGGTAGGGGCCAGCGTGGTGCTGATGGCCGAGCGCCCGACCCCCGAGGCCTGCTTTGAACGCTGGACCCGGCACCAGCCCACGGTATTTTTCGGCGCCCCCACCGGCTATGCCGGCATGCTCGCATCGCCCCGGCTGCCGCAGCGCCAGGCGGTGGCGCTGCGCATCTGCTCCTCGGCGGGAGAGGCCCTGCCGGCCGAGATCGCGCGGCGCTTCAAGGCCCACTTCGGCTGCGACATCATCGATGGCATAGGCTCCACGGAAATGCTGCACATCTACTTGTCCAACCGCCCCGGGGATGTGCGCTATGGCACCACGGGCAAGCCGGTGGCCGGCTACGACATTGCGCTGCGCGGCGAAGACGGGCGCGAGGTGCCCGATGGCGCGATTGGCGACTTGTACGTCCAGGGCCCCAGTGCCGCGCTGATGTACTGGAACGAGCGCGACAAGAGCCGCGAGACTTTTCAGGGGGTCTGGACCAAGAGTGGCGACAAGTACCTGCGCGACGCCGAAGGCTATTACACCTACGCCGGGCGCAGCGACGACATGCTCAAAGTCAGCGGCATCTATGTCTCGCCTTTCGAGGTCGAGGCCACCCTGATGCAACATGCTGCGGTTCTGGAGGCGGCGGTGATCGGCAAGCAGGATGCGGACGGTCTGACCAAACCCATGGCCTTCGTCGTGCTCAAGGACGGCCAGTCGGCCACGCAAGACGAGCTCAAGGCCTTTGTCAAGGAGCGCCTGGCGCCGTACAAATACCCCCGCTTCGTCGAGTTCGTGGCCGAGTTGCCCAAGACCGCCACCGGAAAGATCCAGCGCTTTCGGCTGCGCGAAAAGCAGTTGCCGCAGTCGCCTGTCTGA
- a CDS encoding transposase family protein: protein MAEKDTIEELIEQLRQLKDPQVAGRTDHNLLDILVLALCAVMSGAQGWDDIEDWGRAREGWLRRYLKLRNGIPGHDTIRRVSLRWPVSTPAA from the coding sequence ATGGCGGAGAAAGACACGATAGAAGAGCTCATCGAGCAGTTGCGCCAGTTGAAGGACCCGCAGGTTGCAGGCCGCACCGACCACAACCTGCTCGACATACTGGTTTTGGCACTGTGCGCGGTCATGTCTGGTGCACAAGGGTGGGATGACATAGAGGACTGGGGACGCGCGCGCGAAGGCTGGCTGCGTCGCTATCTGAAACTGCGCAACGGCATTCCCGGGCACGACACCATCCGTCGGGTATCACTTCGGTGGCCTGTATCGACTCCAGCCGCGTGA
- a CDS encoding GntR family transcriptional regulator → MPSLPSPAQPATITIAPLEVRSASLAEQAYASLRTLILDRKISAGSPLQEGRLAEDLRISRTPMREALVRLAGEGLLVRRDARSYAVRALGTKEYFDCMRAREIIEGEAIVLAVDKISDAQIDALEADLKSFDAGEHDETEHWHFDDRFHLIISTASGNVVLPRLVEELRVNARLFRLHSRLHRQRENHDEHGEIIRALRARDPVLARDAMRAHLRSLQEDVKRAIID, encoded by the coding sequence ATGCCAAGTCTTCCCAGCCCGGCCCAACCCGCCACCATCACCATCGCACCGCTGGAGGTGCGCTCTGCCAGTCTGGCTGAGCAGGCCTACGCGAGCCTGCGCACGCTGATTCTGGATCGCAAGATATCGGCGGGCAGTCCCTTGCAGGAAGGCCGCCTGGCGGAAGATCTGCGGATCTCGCGCACACCGATGCGCGAGGCGCTGGTGCGGCTCGCCGGCGAAGGGCTGCTGGTACGCCGCGATGCGCGCTCCTATGCCGTGCGCGCGCTGGGCACCAAGGAGTACTTCGACTGCATGCGTGCCCGCGAGATCATCGAAGGAGAAGCCATCGTGCTGGCCGTCGACAAGATCAGCGATGCGCAGATCGATGCGCTGGAGGCCGACCTGAAGTCCTTCGACGCAGGCGAGCACGACGAGACCGAGCACTGGCATTTCGACGACCGGTTCCACCTCATCATCTCGACGGCCAGCGGCAATGTCGTGCTGCCGCGGCTGGTCGAGGAACTGCGTGTGAACGCACGTCTGTTCCGCCTGCACAGCCGGCTGCATCGCCAGCGCGAAAACCACGATGAGCACGGCGAGATCATTCGTGCGCTGCGCGCACGCGACCCCGTGCTGGCGCGCGACGCGATGCGCGCGCACCTGCGCAGCCTTCAGGAAGACGTCAAGCGCGCGATCATCGACTGA
- a CDS encoding ISAs1 family transposase, with protein sequence MAASLSETAQRHSRARHHPSGITSVACIDSSRVIGSKTETDRRYVISSLPADSERILHAVRMHWGIENGLHWCLDVTFGEDVCPIRLCNAALDFSLLRRAAMNLFRADHSRAMRLSKKRKAAAWNPDYLANILHLREI encoded by the coding sequence CTGGCTGCGTCGCTATCTGAAACTGCGCAACGGCATTCCCGGGCACGACACCATCCGTCGGGTATCACTTCGGTGGCCTGTATCGACTCCAGCCGCGTGATCGGCAGCAAGACCGAGACAGATCGGCGCTATGTGATCAGTTCATTGCCCGCCGACAGTGAGCGAATTTTGCACGCTGTGCGCATGCACTGGGGCATTGAAAATGGCTTGCACTGGTGCCTGGATGTGACCTTTGGAGAGGACGTCTGCCCCATCCGGCTATGCAATGCCGCACTCGACTTCTCATTGCTGCGCCGTGCCGCCATGAACCTGTTTCGTGCTGACCACTCTCGCGCCATGCGCCTGTCAAAAAAACGCAAGGCCGCTGCCTGGAACCCGGACTACCTCGCCAATATCCTTCATCTGCGGGAAATTTGA
- the boxB gene encoding benzoyl-CoA 2,3-epoxidase subunit BoxB, producing MSTIDYSEKIPNNVNLGEDRTLQRALEGWQPHFIDWWDDMGPASSSQHEVYLRTAVSVEPDGWARFGHVKMRDYRWGIFLNPGAAEREIHFGDHKGEKVWQDLPGEHRANLRRIIVTQGDTEPASVEQQRHLGLTAPSLYDLRNLFQINVEEGRHLWAMVYLLHKHFGRDGREEAQALLQRSAGDANHPRILGAFNEKTPDWLAFFMFTYFTDRDGKFQLSALAESAFDPLARSTRFMLTEEAHHMFVGESGVARVLARTAQVMGQLKTDDPHKVRAAGAIDLGTVQRYLNFHYSVTIDLFGADQSSNAATFYSTGLKGRHEEGKRTDDHVLQGQTYKVLEVRAGQLIEKDVPMLNALNEVLRDDFIKDSVAGVARWNKLLEKAGCATRLSVPHKAFNRRIGALAGIRMSPDGRVLSEQEWQACQPQWLPTAQDLAFVASLMGRVVEPGRFAGWIAPPAIGINRQPVDFEYVRFG from the coding sequence ATGAGCACGATCGATTACAGCGAGAAAATTCCGAACAACGTGAACCTGGGCGAAGACCGCACATTGCAGCGCGCGCTCGAAGGCTGGCAGCCCCACTTCATCGACTGGTGGGACGACATGGGGCCGGCCAGTTCCAGCCAGCATGAGGTCTACCTGCGCACCGCCGTGAGCGTGGAGCCCGACGGCTGGGCCCGGTTCGGCCATGTGAAGATGCGCGACTATCGCTGGGGCATCTTCCTGAACCCGGGCGCCGCCGAGCGCGAGATCCACTTTGGCGACCACAAGGGCGAGAAGGTCTGGCAGGACCTGCCGGGCGAGCACCGCGCCAACCTGCGCCGCATCATCGTCACCCAGGGCGATACCGAGCCGGCCTCGGTCGAACAGCAGCGCCACCTGGGCCTGACCGCCCCGAGCCTGTACGACCTGCGCAATCTGTTCCAGATCAATGTCGAAGAAGGCCGCCACCTGTGGGCCATGGTGTATCTGCTGCACAAGCATTTCGGGCGCGACGGGCGCGAAGAGGCCCAGGCCCTGCTCCAGCGCAGCGCGGGCGACGCCAACCATCCGCGCATCCTGGGCGCCTTCAACGAGAAGACCCCCGACTGGCTGGCGTTCTTCATGTTCACCTACTTCACGGACCGCGACGGCAAGTTCCAGTTGTCGGCCCTGGCCGAAAGCGCCTTCGATCCGCTGGCCCGCAGCACCCGGTTCATGCTCACCGAAGAAGCGCACCACATGTTCGTCGGCGAGAGTGGCGTCGCGCGCGTGCTCGCGCGCACCGCGCAGGTGATGGGCCAGCTCAAAACGGACGACCCGCACAAAGTCCGCGCTGCCGGCGCCATCGACCTGGGCACCGTACAGCGCTATCTGAACTTTCACTACAGCGTCACCATCGACCTCTTTGGCGCCGACCAGTCGAGCAATGCCGCCACGTTCTACAGCACGGGCCTGAAGGGCCGCCATGAAGAAGGCAAGCGCACGGACGACCATGTCCTCCAAGGGCAGACCTACAAGGTGCTGGAAGTGCGCGCAGGCCAACTCATCGAGAAAGACGTGCCGATGCTCAACGCGCTCAACGAAGTGCTGCGCGACGACTTCATCAAGGACTCGGTGGCCGGTGTCGCCCGCTGGAACAAGCTGCTGGAAAAGGCCGGTTGCGCGACGCGCCTGAGCGTGCCGCACAAAGCCTTCAACCGCCGGATCGGGGCACTGGCAGGCATCCGGATGTCCCCCGACGGCCGGGTGCTGAGCGAGCAGGAGTGGCAGGCGTGCCAGCCGCAATGGCTGCCCACGGCGCAAGACCTGGCCTTCGTGGCATCGCTGATGGGCCGCGTGGTCGAGCCCGGCCGATTCGCGGGCTGGATTGCGCCGCCGGCGATCGGCATCAACCGGCAGCCGGTGGACTTCGAGTACGTGCGTTTCGGCTGA
- the boxA gene encoding benzoyl-CoA 2,3-epoxidase subunit BoxA yields MDPAAIAQVIRQHLIDPEICIRCNTCEATCPVNAITHDEHNYVVRAELCNACLACIPPCPTGAIDNWRQLPLARAYPIEEQLTWEQLPPEVPPQQWASQAPQPGGAQACSASARSALALGPGTRVFRATPYGATTPPWSAAHPYTQLHTPASPATATVVGNFNCTQAGFDSQTHHVVLDFGRMPFPVLEGQSIGIIPPGSSASGKAHHARQYSVASPRNGERPGYNNLALTVKRVTSDHAGQPVRGVASNYLCDLKLGERVQVIGPFGHSFLMPNHPRSHLVMICTGTGSAPMRAMTEWRRRLRNSGRFEGGRLMLFFGARTQQELPYFGPLQSLPKDFIDINLAFSRAAGQAKRHVQDLMRERAADLAALLRDEGSHFYVCGLRDMEEGVVLALRDIAQEAGMDWNQAGAALQREGRLHLETY; encoded by the coding sequence ATGGACCCGGCCGCCATCGCGCAGGTCATCAGGCAGCACTTGATCGACCCCGAAATCTGCATCCGTTGCAACACCTGCGAAGCGACATGTCCGGTCAACGCCATCACCCATGACGAGCACAACTATGTCGTCCGGGCCGAGCTGTGCAACGCCTGCCTGGCCTGCATACCGCCCTGCCCCACCGGGGCCATAGACAACTGGCGCCAGCTACCGCTGGCACGCGCTTATCCGATCGAGGAGCAGTTGACCTGGGAGCAACTGCCGCCCGAGGTCCCGCCGCAGCAATGGGCCAGCCAGGCGCCGCAGCCGGGCGGCGCGCAGGCGTGCAGCGCATCGGCCCGGTCGGCGCTGGCGCTCGGACCCGGAACCCGGGTTTTTCGCGCCACACCCTACGGCGCGACGACCCCGCCTTGGTCGGCGGCGCATCCCTACACCCAGCTCCATACCCCTGCCAGCCCGGCCACGGCCACGGTGGTGGGCAACTTCAACTGCACGCAAGCGGGTTTCGACAGCCAGACACACCATGTGGTGCTCGACTTCGGCCGCATGCCGTTTCCGGTGCTGGAGGGACAGTCCATCGGCATCATCCCCCCGGGAAGCTCGGCCTCGGGCAAGGCGCATCACGCCCGCCAGTACTCGGTGGCCAGCCCGCGCAACGGCGAGCGGCCCGGCTACAACAACCTGGCCCTGACCGTCAAGCGCGTGACCAGCGACCACGCCGGCCAGCCGGTGCGCGGCGTCGCGTCCAACTACCTGTGCGACCTGAAGCTGGGCGAGCGGGTGCAGGTGATCGGCCCGTTTGGCCACTCATTCCTGATGCCCAACCACCCGCGCTCGCACCTGGTGATGATTTGCACCGGCACCGGCAGCGCCCCGATGCGCGCGATGACCGAGTGGCGCCGGCGACTGCGCAACAGCGGCCGCTTCGAAGGCGGCCGGCTGATGCTTTTCTTTGGCGCCCGCACCCAGCAGGAACTGCCGTATTTTGGCCCTTTGCAAAGCCTGCCGAAGGACTTCATCGACATCAACCTGGCCTTCTCCCGCGCTGCCGGGCAGGCCAAGCGCCATGTGCAGGACCTGATGCGCGAACGCGCCGCCGACCTGGCCGCCCTGCTGCGCGATGAGGGCAGTCACTTTTATGTCTGCGGTCTCAGGGACATGGAAGAAGGCGTGGTGCTGGCCTTGCGCGACATTGCGCAGGAAGCGGGCATGGACT
- a CDS encoding helix-turn-helix transcriptional regulator: MNERQEAGAGLSTSASPQAAAPTDEAKNPLLVALGERVRKLRAQRGLTRKAVALAAGISERHLANLEYGTGNASILVLQQVAGALHCSLAELQGDFTTRSPEWLLIRELLEHRSEPQLRRARLALHALLNGADDPARHSRIALVGLRGAGKSTLGPLLARALDMPFVELSHAIESLAGCSVREIHNLYGTMAYRRHERRALEETLQIHSEVVIATPGGIVSDPATFQQLLAHCTTVWLRAAPEEHMGRVVAQGDMRPMADSQEAMDDLRRILDGRAAFYSKADITIDTSGQTPDQSLQALVSGVRKAMGMGSSRD, translated from the coding sequence ATGAATGAACGGCAAGAGGCGGGGGCAGGTTTGTCGACGAGCGCATCGCCCCAGGCTGCGGCGCCGACCGATGAGGCCAAGAACCCCCTGCTGGTGGCCCTGGGCGAGCGCGTGCGCAAGCTGCGCGCGCAGCGTGGCCTGACGCGCAAGGCCGTTGCCTTGGCGGCTGGCATCTCCGAGCGCCACCTGGCGAATCTGGAATACGGCACCGGCAATGCGTCGATCCTGGTGTTGCAGCAGGTGGCGGGCGCGCTGCACTGCTCGCTCGCCGAGTTGCAGGGCGACTTCACGACGCGCTCGCCCGAGTGGCTGCTGATCCGCGAACTGCTGGAGCACCGCAGCGAGCCGCAGTTGCGCCGCGCGCGCCTGGCGCTGCATGCGCTGCTCAATGGCGCGGACGACCCCGCCAGGCACAGCCGCATTGCCTTGGTGGGTCTGCGCGGCGCCGGCAAATCCACGCTCGGGCCGCTGCTGGCGCGCGCGCTCGATATGCCCTTCGTCGAACTGAGCCACGCGATCGAATCCCTCGCCGGGTGCAGCGTCAGGGAAATACACAATCTGTATGGCACCATGGCCTACCGCCGCCATGAACGCCGGGCGCTGGAAGAAACGCTGCAAATCCACAGCGAGGTCGTCATCGCGACGCCCGGGGGCATCGTCTCGGACCCGGCCACCTTCCAGCAACTGCTGGCGCATTGCACCACCGTCTGGTTGCGCGCCGCCCCCGAGGAGCATATGGGGCGCGTGGTGGCGCAGGGGGATATGCGGCCCATGGCCGACAGCCAAGAGGCAATGGACGATTTGCGGCGCATCCTCGACGGCCGCGCAGCCTTCTACTCCAAGGCCGACATCACGATCGACACCTCGGGGCAAACGCCCGATCAAAGCCTGCAAGCGCTGGTATCGGGCGTGCGCAAGGCCATGGGCATGGGCAGCAGCAGGGATTGA
- the boxC gene encoding 2,3-epoxybenzoyl-CoA dihydrolase, with amino-acid sequence MTDHPPPVAARIDYRTDPGQYRHWKLAVDAPVARLSLAIAEDGGIRPGYQLKLNSYDLGVDIELHDALNRIRFEHPQVRSVIITSARERIFCSGANIFMLGRSSHAWKVNFCKFTNETRNGMEDSSRYSGIKFVAAVNGTCAGGGYELALACDAIVLVDDRSCAVSLPEVPLLGVLPGTGGLTRLTDKRHVRHDLADIFCTSVEGVRGQRALDWRLVDQIAKPAQFAAAVDACAARLGAGSMRPSDARGVRGIALTPLEREESADSLRYAHVSVAIDRRRGCATLSIQAPTGAQPADIASIEAAGAAWWPLAMARELDDAILHLRTNELDIGTWLLKTQGDAAAVLASDATLLAHQEHWLVRETIGLLRRTLARLDVSARSLFALIEPGCACAGSLAELAFAADRIYMLALPGDAQRAPRLTLDEFNFGLLPMVNDQSRLQRRFHAEAAPLQAARAALGQPLDADAAQALGLVSAAPDDIDWDDELRIAIEERAAMSADALTGLEANLRFAGQENMNTRIFGRLTAWQNWIFNRPNAVGEKGALKVYGTGQKAVFDPDRV; translated from the coding sequence ATGACCGACCACCCACCGCCCGTCGCTGCGCGCATCGACTACCGCACGGACCCCGGGCAATATCGCCACTGGAAGCTGGCCGTCGATGCGCCGGTGGCCCGTCTGTCGCTGGCCATCGCCGAGGATGGCGGCATACGCCCGGGATACCAGCTCAAGCTCAACAGCTACGACCTGGGCGTGGACATCGAACTGCATGACGCGCTCAACCGCATCCGCTTCGAGCACCCGCAGGTGCGCTCGGTCATCATCACCAGCGCCAGGGAGCGCATCTTCTGCTCGGGCGCGAACATCTTCATGCTGGGCCGCTCCAGCCACGCCTGGAAGGTCAATTTCTGCAAGTTCACGAACGAAACGCGCAACGGCATGGAGGACTCGTCCCGGTACTCCGGCATCAAATTCGTGGCCGCCGTGAATGGCACCTGCGCCGGCGGGGGTTATGAACTGGCACTGGCCTGCGACGCGATCGTGCTGGTCGACGACCGGTCCTGCGCCGTCTCGCTGCCCGAAGTGCCCCTGCTGGGCGTGCTGCCGGGCACCGGCGGTCTGACCCGGTTGACCGACAAACGCCATGTGCGCCATGACCTGGCGGACATTTTTTGCACCAGCGTCGAGGGCGTTCGCGGTCAGCGCGCGCTCGACTGGCGTTTGGTCGACCAGATTGCCAAGCCGGCGCAATTTGCCGCAGCGGTCGACGCGTGCGCGGCCCGGTTGGGCGCCGGCAGCATGCGCCCGTCCGATGCCCGGGGCGTCCGGGGCATCGCCCTGACACCGCTGGAGCGCGAAGAAAGCGCCGACAGCCTGCGCTACGCGCATGTCAGCGTCGCCATCGACCGCAGGCGCGGCTGCGCCACGCTGTCCATACAGGCGCCGACCGGCGCGCAGCCCGCAGACATCGCGTCCATCGAGGCCGCAGGCGCGGCATGGTGGCCGCTGGCCATGGCGCGCGAACTCGACGATGCCATCTTGCACCTGCGCACCAACGAGTTGGACATCGGCACCTGGCTGCTCAAGACCCAAGGCGATGCCGCCGCCGTGCTGGCCAGCGACGCCACCCTGCTGGCGCACCAGGAGCACTGGCTGGTGCGCGAGACCATCGGCCTGCTGCGCCGCACCCTGGCCCGCCTGGATGTGTCTGCGCGCAGCCTGTTCGCGCTGATCGAGCCCGGCTGCGCCTGCGCTGGCTCGCTGGCGGAACTGGCCTTTGCCGCCGACCGCATCTACATGCTGGCGCTGCCGGGCGACGCGCAGCGCGCGCCCCGGCTCACGCTCGACGAATTCAACTTTGGCCTGCTGCCGATGGTCAACGACCAAAGCCGCCTGCAGCGCCGCTTCCATGCCGAGGCCGCGCCCCTGCAAGCGGCCCGCGCGGCGCTGGGCCAGCCGCTGGATGCCGACGCGGCCCAGGCCCTGGGGCTGGTCAGCGCAGCGCCGGACGACATCGACTGGGACGACGAGTTGCGTATCGCCATCGAAGAGCGCGCCGCCATGTCCGCCGACGCGCTGACCGGGCTGGAAGCCAACCTGCGCTTTGCCGGCCAGGAAAACATGAACACCCGCATCTTCGGCCGGCTCACGGCCTGGCAGAACTGGATTTTCAACCGCCCCAATGCGGTGGGGGAAAAAGGTGCGCTCAAGGTTTACGGCACCGGCCAGAAAGCCGTTTTCGATCCCGATCGCGTCTAG